In the genome of Pelotomaculum isophthalicicum JI, one region contains:
- a CDS encoding late competence development ComFB family protein, producing the protein MLRLVNVMEILVRETIDDILRNYQEICKCERCKLDMAAIALNKLSPSYVVTAEGEVLLRVGSLKQQNKVDIIRVVTEAIDIVSKKPHHLREEN; encoded by the coding sequence ATGCTCCGTCTGGTTAATGTCATGGAAATTCTAGTACGGGAGACTATTGACGACATCCTGAGAAATTATCAGGAAATATGCAAGTGTGAACGCTGCAAGTTAGACATGGCGGCGATTGCGCTGAACAAGCTGTCTCCTTCCTACGTGGTTACGGCGGAAGGTGAGGTTTTGTTGAGGGTGGGTTCCTTGAAACAACAAAACAAAGTGGATATTATCAGGGTTGTAACTGAAGCCATTGATATTGTGAGCAAAAAACCGCACCATTTAAGGGAAGAAAACTGA
- a CDS encoding type III pantothenate kinase, with protein MILVFDVGNTNIVLGVYRGSELVADWRISTRRERTADEYGIMLKELFAISKLEMSSIKATVISTVVPPLTFTLERTCQKYFELTPLIVGPGIKTGLPVHYENPREVGADRIVNAVAGIELYGCPLIIIDFGTATTYCAINSRGEYLGGAIAPGIGISTEALFARAAKLPRVELVKPPSVIGKNTVTSMQSGIFYGFVGQVDEIIRRMKKELGENAKAIATGGLARLIAQESSEIDRVDSFLTLTGLRLIYERNLPK; from the coding sequence ATGATCCTGGTTTTTGATGTCGGCAATACAAATATAGTTCTGGGAGTCTACAGAGGCAGCGAATTAGTGGCGGACTGGCGAATATCCACAAGACGTGAACGCACAGCCGACGAATATGGGATCATGCTTAAAGAATTGTTCGCTATCTCAAAACTTGAGATGAGTTCAATTAAAGCCACAGTAATTTCCACGGTGGTTCCGCCACTGACGTTCACATTGGAGAGAACATGTCAAAAGTATTTTGAGCTTACACCACTGATCGTAGGCCCGGGCATTAAGACAGGGCTTCCGGTTCATTATGAAAATCCCAGAGAGGTAGGAGCGGACCGTATCGTCAATGCAGTTGCCGGTATTGAACTGTACGGCTGCCCGCTGATCATAATAGATTTTGGAACAGCCACGACCTATTGCGCTATTAACTCAAGGGGCGAATATCTGGGCGGGGCGATCGCACCTGGTATCGGCATATCTACGGAAGCGCTTTTCGCGCGGGCGGCTAAGCTGCCCAGGGTCGAATTGGTTAAACCGCCCTCTGTTATCGGGAAAAACACTGTCACAAGCATGCAGTCCGGTATTTTCTACGGGTTTGTCGGGCAAGTCGATGAAATTATCAGGCGGATGAAAAAAGAATTAGGTGAAAATGCCAAAGCCATTGCCACTGGCGGTCTTGCCAGGCTGATTGCCCAGGAAAGCTCGGAAATTGACCGGGTGGACTCTTTCCTGACCCTGACCGGGTTGCGTTTAATTTACGAGAGGAATTTACCGAAATGA